A window of the Fuscovulum sp. genome harbors these coding sequences:
- a CDS encoding MarR family transcriptional regulator, translating to MTDQSPPEKPPSSLPRLGEIGLTNYAPYLMNRIMGRYNASLRDEMAGQGLTTPKMRALAVLSVIEGPLIRELAVYSVVEQSTLSRALDQLAAEGLIRREADASDSRATRIFITEGGRTAFEALWPRMAEAHARMFRGIPDDERRAFVGTLQKMLTNIRKHEI from the coding sequence ATGACGGATCAATCGCCCCCGGAAAAGCCACCGTCATCTTTGCCCCGGCTGGGGGAGATCGGGCTGACGAATTACGCGCCCTATCTGATGAACCGCATCATGGGGCGGTACAACGCCAGTTTGCGCGATGAGATGGCGGGGCAGGGCCTGACAACGCCCAAGATGCGGGCCTTGGCGGTGCTGTCGGTGATCGAGGGGCCGCTGATCCGGGAACTGGCGGTCTATTCGGTGGTGGAGCAATCCACCCTGTCCCGCGCGCTGGACCAGTTGGCGGCAGAGGGCCTGATCCGGCGCGAGGCGGATGCCAGCGACAGCCGCGCGACGCGTATTTTCATCACAGAAGGTGGGCGCACGGCGTTCGAGGCGCTTTGGCCCCGGATGGCCGAGGCACATGCCCGCATGTTCCGCGGTATTCCCGATGATGAGCGGCGGGCATTTGTGGGCACGTTGCAGAAGATGCTGACCAATATCCGCAAGCACGAGATCTGA
- a CDS encoding NAD(P)/FAD-dependent oxidoreductase has protein sequence MTAGSNATFDAVLIGAGHNTLAAALHLAAKGWRVGLFEQAATVGGAVKTGEYTLPGFRHDWAAMNLSLFAGSPFFKAYGAELTRHGCAFVPVNRPFASSFPDGTWAGVSTDMADTLTSLRALSPRDADTWSTLAARFGDEAPHLFGLLGAEMKFRALAYFMFKTLRAKGLAGTLDMARFLIASPRAWLEETFEHPHIRALLGAWGMHLDFAPDVAGGAMFPYLEGMAGQAFGMVIGQGGADTVTRALVAAIQARGGVVETGASVARIIHSGNRATGIELADGRQITATRAVIAGIAPRALPRLTGGTTPAFDRAMTGFRHAPGTMMIHLAMDGLPDWRAGAALQSHAYVHIAPSLDQMARTYQQAQAGLLPDEPILVVGQPTVFDPSRAPDGKHILWVQVRMAPGTITGDAKGQITSTDWAQAAEPFADRALAILEAHAPGTRAKIIGQRIVTPLDLESDNPNLIGGDQVCGSHHLSQHFLFRPARGHADGSTPIDRLHLTGAAVWPGAGTGAGSGFLLARKLAGT, from the coding sequence ATGACCGCAGGTTCCAACGCCACATTCGATGCCGTCCTGATCGGGGCGGGCCACAACACGCTGGCCGCCGCGCTGCATCTGGCGGCCAAGGGCTGGCGCGTGGGCCTGTTCGAACAAGCCGCCACCGTGGGTGGAGCGGTCAAGACGGGCGAATACACGCTGCCCGGATTCCGGCATGACTGGGCGGCGATGAACCTGTCGCTCTTTGCGGGAAGCCCTTTTTTCAAGGCCTACGGCGCCGAACTTACCCGCCACGGCTGCGCTTTCGTGCCGGTGAACCGCCCCTTCGCCTCCAGTTTCCCCGATGGCACATGGGCGGGTGTGTCCACCGACATGGCCGATACATTGACCAGCCTACGGGCCCTGTCGCCCCGCGATGCCGACACATGGTCCACCCTCGCCGCCCGATTCGGGGATGAAGCACCGCATCTCTTCGGCCTGCTCGGGGCCGAAATGAAATTCCGTGCGCTTGCATATTTCATGTTCAAAACACTCCGCGCCAAGGGTCTGGCCGGAACGCTGGACATGGCCCGCTTCCTCATCGCCTCGCCCCGCGCCTGGCTGGAAGAGACGTTTGAACATCCCCATATCCGCGCCCTGCTGGGCGCCTGGGGGATGCATCTCGATTTCGCCCCCGATGTCGCGGGCGGCGCGATGTTCCCCTATCTCGAAGGCATGGCAGGCCAGGCCTTCGGCATGGTGATCGGCCAAGGCGGGGCCGATACCGTGACCCGCGCGCTGGTAGCCGCCATTCAGGCGCGCGGCGGCGTGGTGGAAACCGGCGCCTCCGTCGCGCGGATCATCCATTCCGGCAACCGCGCCACGGGCATCGAACTGGCAGACGGCCGCCAGATCACCGCCACCCGCGCGGTGATCGCGGGCATTGCCCCCCGCGCCCTGCCCCGCCTGACAGGTGGCACCACCCCCGCCTTTGACCGCGCGATGACGGGCTTCCGCCACGCGCCCGGCACCATGATGATCCACCTCGCGATGGACGGCCTGCCCGACTGGCGCGCAGGGGCGGCGCTGCAATCGCATGCCTATGTCCACATTGCGCCCAGCCTTGACCAAATGGCCCGCACCTACCAACAGGCGCAGGCAGGCCTTCTGCCCGATGAACCCATCCTCGTCGTGGGCCAGCCCACCGTGTTCGATCCCTCCCGCGCGCCGGATGGAAAACACATCCTCTGGGTACAGGTGCGCATGGCCCCCGGCACGATCACCGGCGATGCCAAAGGCCAGATCACGTCAACCGACTGGGCGCAGGCCGCAGAGCCCTTCGCCGACCGCGCATTGGCGATCCTTGAGGCGCACGCTCCTGGCACGCGCGCCAAGATCATCGGTCAGCGCATCGTCACGCCGCTGGATCTGGAATCCGACAACCCCAACCTGATCGGCGGCGATCAGGTCTGCGGCAGCCATCACCTGTCACAGCATTTCCTTTTCCGCCCTGCGCGCGGCCATGCCGACGGGTCCACCCCCATCGACAGGCTGCACCTGACTGGGGCCGCCGTCTGGCCCGGCGCGGGTACCGGGGCGGGGTCGGGCTTTCTTCTCGCCCGCAAACTCGCCGGAACCTGA
- a CDS encoding ABC transporter ATP-binding protein, with the protein MSYLSIRNLSVRLKNGPPLLRRVSLDVAAGEVRGLVGESGAGKSMIGKAVLGILPPSVEIIGGQIVLDGTDLLTLPLAERRRRIGATCALIPQDPLTALNPSHRIGPQITDRLVDILGWTRADADARARALLEEVQIPNPDRVLRSYPHELSGGMRQRILIASAFAAEPKLIVADEPTTALDVTVQKQILKLIAGMQARHGTALLFVTHDLGVVSKVCQHLSVLYAGMVVEDSAVTDFFAAPRHAYSAALLAATPKYTDPAAGLHPVPDAVIDAVRAEVATFDKGGAA; encoded by the coding sequence ATGAGCTATCTTTCCATCCGCAACCTGTCTGTCCGGCTGAAAAACGGCCCGCCCCTCTTGCGCCGCGTGTCGCTGGATGTCGCGGCGGGTGAAGTGCGCGGGCTGGTCGGCGAATCCGGCGCCGGCAAATCGATGATCGGCAAGGCCGTGCTGGGCATCCTGCCGCCATCGGTGGAAATCATCGGGGGCCAGATCGTACTGGATGGCACCGACCTGCTGACCCTGCCCTTGGCCGAGCGCCGCCGCCGCATCGGGGCCACCTGCGCGCTGATCCCGCAGGACCCGCTCACTGCGCTGAACCCGTCCCATCGCATCGGGCCGCAGATCACCGATCGGCTGGTCGATATCCTTGGCTGGACGCGCGCGGATGCCGACGCGCGCGCCCGCGCCCTGCTGGAAGAGGTGCAGATTCCGAACCCCGACCGTGTGCTGCGGTCCTATCCGCATGAGCTTTCGGGCGGGATGCGCCAGCGCATCCTGATCGCCAGCGCCTTTGCCGCCGAACCCAAACTGATCGTGGCCGATGAACCCACCACCGCGCTGGATGTGACGGTGCAAAAACAGATCTTGAAGCTGATCGCCGGGATGCAGGCCCGCCATGGCACCGCGCTCTTGTTCGTGACGCATGATCTTGGCGTCGTATCCAAGGTCTGTCAGCACCTCTCCGTGCTCTATGCCGGGATGGTGGTGGAGGACAGCGCGGTCACCGATTTCTTTGCCGCCCCGCGCCATGCCTATTCCGCCGCCCTGCTGGCCGCGACGCCGAAATACACCGATCCCGCCGCCGGGCTGCACCCTGTCCCCGACGCGGTGATCGACGCCGTCCGCGCCGAAGTGGCGACTTTCGATAAAGGCGGGGCCGCGTGA
- a CDS encoding cyclase family protein — protein sequence MTSASVLQAMAGMLASGGIEVVDCSGVLGPETPLLKLPPDFAKDTPPIKIHRISEYDKDGPFWAWNWLELGEHSGTHFDAPHHWITGKDYPDGYTDTLDVQRLVAPVNVLDFSKECASNPDFLLTIQHVQDWESRNGPINAGEWVVLRSDWDKRAHDEAAFLNADATGPHTPGPTAEVIEYLLSKGIVGWGSQCIGTDAGQAGGMNPPFPAHNLLHKNNCFGLASLANLDKLPAKGAILIAAPLKIKQGTGSPIRALALVPKG from the coding sequence ATGACCTCTGCAAGCGTGCTTCAGGCCATGGCGGGAATGCTGGCATCCGGCGGGATCGAAGTGGTGGATTGTTCCGGGGTGCTGGGGCCGGAAACGCCCCTGCTGAAACTGCCGCCAGATTTCGCCAAGGACACCCCGCCGATCAAGATTCACCGCATCAGCGAATATGACAAGGACGGGCCGTTCTGGGCGTGGAACTGGCTGGAACTGGGTGAACATTCCGGCACGCATTTCGATGCGCCGCACCACTGGATCACCGGCAAGGATTATCCGGACGGCTATACCGATACGCTGGATGTGCAGCGGCTGGTGGCTCCGGTGAACGTGCTGGATTTCAGCAAGGAATGTGCGTCGAACCCGGATTTCCTGCTGACCATCCAGCATGTGCAGGATTGGGAATCGCGCAACGGGCCGATCAATGCGGGCGAGTGGGTTGTCCTGCGGTCGGACTGGGACAAGCGCGCGCATGACGAGGCGGCCTTCCTGAACGCCGATGCCACCGGGCCGCACACGCCGGGGCCGACCGCCGAAGTGATCGAATACCTGCTGTCCAAGGGCATCGTGGGTTGGGGCAGCCAGTGCATCGGCACCGATGCGGGGCAGGCGGGCGGCATGAACCCGCCCTTCCCGGCGCATAACCTTTTGCACAAGAACAACTGTTTCGGTCTGGCCAGTCTCGCCAATCTGGACAAGCTGCCTGCCAAGGGGGCGATCCTGATCGCCGCGCCGTTGAAGATCAAGCAAGGCACGGGGTCGCCGATCCGGGCGCTGGCGCTGGTTCCCAAGGGCTGA
- a CDS encoding ABC transporter permease has translation MAFLRFVAIRLLTTAITLAGVAVIVFFVIRVVPGNPIAMMLPPGATEEDIARLSALYGLDQPILTQFGIWLGGVLQGDFGTSITTRQPVLDLVLGRLPATLELSIMALVMAVILGGAAALTGTRFRGGRREGAIDVANGMALSVPDFLWGLVLILLFGVLWPVFHISGRVSPSLDLPFTTDFYLFESLLRLRFDLWADLVAHMFMPALALAIPLAAIIGQLLKQSLKETMNLDYVTLARTKGYGETRVILREALRNAILPTLTLVGVQFTFLIGGTVIIERLFSYEGLGNMAIDAVINRDLPLIQGIVILFAVIFTVVNLIVDLLYAVLNPRLRHA, from the coding sequence ATGGCGTTCTTGAGATTCGTTGCGATCCGGCTATTGACCACCGCCATCACCTTGGCGGGGGTGGCGGTGATCGTGTTCTTCGTGATCCGGGTGGTGCCGGGCAATCCGATTGCCATGATGCTTCCCCCCGGCGCGACGGAAGAAGACATCGCCCGCCTCTCGGCCCTTTACGGGCTGGATCAGCCCATCCTCACGCAATTCGGCATCTGGCTTGGCGGGGTGCTGCAAGGCGATTTCGGCACCTCCATCACCACGCGCCAGCCGGTGCTGGACCTCGTGCTGGGCCGCCTGCCCGCCACGCTGGAACTGTCGATCATGGCGCTGGTCATGGCCGTGATCCTGGGCGGTGCGGCGGCACTGACCGGCACACGCTTTCGCGGCGGCCGGCGTGAGGGCGCGATTGACGTGGCCAATGGCATGGCCCTGTCAGTGCCCGATTTCCTGTGGGGGCTCGTGCTGATCCTGCTGTTTGGCGTGCTTTGGCCGGTCTTTCACATCTCGGGGCGCGTTTCGCCATCATTGGACCTGCCCTTCACCACTGATTTCTACCTGTTCGAAAGCCTGCTCCGCCTGCGGTTCGACCTCTGGGCCGATCTGGTGGCGCATATGTTCATGCCCGCTCTGGCGCTGGCGATTCCGCTGGCCGCGATCATCGGGCAGCTTTTGAAGCAGAGCCTGAAGGAAACCATGAACCTTGATTATGTGACGCTGGCCCGCACCAAAGGCTATGGCGAGACGCGGGTCATCCTGCGCGAGGCGCTGCGTAATGCCATCCTGCCCACGCTGACGCTGGTGGGCGTGCAATTCACCTTTCTGATCGGCGGCACAGTGATCATCGAGCGGCTGTTTTCCTATGAGGGCCTTGGCAATATGGCCATCGACGCTGTGATCAACCGCGACCTGCCGCTGATCCAAGGGATCGTGATCCTGTTCGCGGTGATCTTCACCGTCGTGAACCTGATCGTCGATCTGCTCTATGCCGTCCTGAACCCCCGGCTGCGCCATGCTTGA
- a CDS encoding indolepyruvate ferredoxin oxidoreductase subunit alpha, producing MAERSFKAEVEHLRLGEGETFTGEGILAITKALLENGVGYVGGYQGAPISHLMDVLADAEELLGELGIRFEANANEAAAAAMLAASVHYPIRGAVTFKGSVGVNVASDALANLSSSGVNGGALVIVGEDYGEGSSIMQERSHAFAMKSQFWLLDPRPNLPCITKAVKDGFELSEASNTPVMLMVRIRSCHVTGSFQTRDNQRPTLSVKDALSNPQSDFARVVLPPMSFAHEQDKIKNRWPNAERFIRERALNEVFGPSTAPVGLVLQGGMYNGVIRALQRLGLADLHGNTEVPLYVLNVTYPLLAGEFLQFCEGKDQVLVIEEGQPEFIEQQLTTYLYRAGSSVKLRGKGILPMAGEYTGQVLLDGITAFLKEAAPQMLPALVRAPNEDKPQIPDLTKTVPIRPPGFCTGCPERPIFAAMKLVQKETGKLQISADIGCHLFAALPPFEIGGATMGYGLGPAANAAFDGGGERRPVAIIGDGGFWHNGLSSSFTNMAFNKSDGVAVIVDNYYSAATGGQDIMSSRADNPTKATKHPITKALKGIGIDWVRQVDRTYDVGHMRDVLREALTTDAPGPKVIVASSECMLNKQRREKPLAAKAIKEGRRVEAPRFGVDEDVCTGDHACIRLSGCPSLSVKKLDDPLRDDPVASIDQSCVGCGNCGEVADAAVLCPSFYRADVIHNPSKWETRLAAFRTRVIGWLQARRAARRLDFGGAA from the coding sequence ATGGCTGAACGGTCCTTCAAGGCGGAAGTGGAACATCTGCGGCTGGGCGAGGGGGAAACCTTCACCGGCGAGGGGATTCTGGCCATCACCAAGGCGCTGTTGGAAAACGGGGTGGGCTATGTCGGCGGCTATCAGGGTGCGCCGATTTCGCATCTGATGGACGTCTTGGCCGATGCCGAAGAATTGCTGGGCGAGTTGGGCATCCGGTTCGAGGCCAATGCCAATGAGGCGGCGGCGGCGGCGATGCTGGCGGCATCTGTGCATTACCCGATCCGGGGGGCGGTGACGTTCAAAGGATCGGTCGGGGTGAACGTGGCCTCTGACGCGCTGGCGAACCTGTCATCATCGGGGGTGAACGGCGGCGCGCTGGTCATCGTGGGCGAGGATTATGGCGAGGGTTCCTCGATCATGCAGGAACGCAGCCATGCCTTTGCGATGAAATCGCAATTCTGGCTGCTGGACCCGCGCCCGAACCTCCCTTGCATCACCAAGGCGGTGAAGGACGGGTTTGAACTGTCCGAGGCATCGAATACGCCCGTCATGCTGATGGTGCGGATACGGTCCTGCCATGTGACCGGGTCTTTCCAGACGCGCGACAACCAGCGCCCGACGCTGAGCGTGAAGGATGCGCTGTCGAACCCGCAATCCGATTTTGCCCGTGTCGTGCTGCCGCCCATGTCCTTTGCCCATGAGCAGGACAAGATCAAAAATCGCTGGCCCAATGCAGAACGGTTCATCCGCGAGCGCGCGTTGAATGAGGTGTTCGGTCCCAGCACCGCCCCGGTGGGGCTGGTGTTGCAAGGCGGCATGTATAACGGCGTCATCCGCGCCTTGCAGCGGTTGGGTCTGGCGGACCTGCACGGCAATACCGAGGTGCCGCTTTATGTGCTGAACGTGACCTATCCCCTGCTGGCAGGCGAATTTCTGCAGTTCTGCGAGGGCAAGGATCAGGTGCTGGTGATCGAGGAAGGCCAGCCGGAATTCATCGAACAACAGTTAACGACCTATCTTTATCGCGCGGGATCGTCGGTAAAGCTGCGCGGCAAGGGCATCCTGCCGATGGCGGGGGAATATACGGGCCAAGTGCTGCTGGACGGGATCACGGCCTTTCTCAAGGAGGCCGCGCCCCAGATGCTGCCCGCGCTGGTGCGCGCCCCGAATGAGGACAAGCCGCAGATCCCCGATCTGACGAAAACCGTGCCGATCCGCCCGCCGGGATTCTGCACCGGTTGCCCGGAACGGCCGATCTTTGCCGCGATGAAGCTGGTGCAGAAGGAAACCGGCAAGTTGCAGATCAGCGCCGATATCGGCTGCCATCTGTTTGCCGCGCTGCCGCCGTTCGAGATTGGCGGCGCGACCATGGGCTATGGCCTTGGCCCCGCCGCGAATGCCGCCTTTGATGGCGGGGGGGAGCGGCGGCCTGTGGCGATCATCGGGGATGGGGGCTTCTGGCATAACGGGCTGTCGTCCAGTTTCACCAACATGGCCTTCAACAAATCCGACGGCGTGGCGGTGATCGTGGACAATTACTATTCCGCCGCCACCGGCGGGCAGGACATCATGTCGTCGCGCGCCGACAACCCGACCAAGGCCACCAAGCACCCGATCACCAAGGCGCTGAAGGGCATCGGGATCGACTGGGTCCGTCAGGTGGACCGCACCTATGATGTGGGCCATATGCGCGACGTGCTGCGCGAGGCGCTGACGACAGATGCGCCGGGGCCGAAGGTCATTGTCGCCTCCAGCGAATGCATGCTGAACAAGCAGCGCCGGGAAAAACCGCTTGCGGCCAAGGCGATCAAGGAAGGCCGCCGGGTGGAGGCGCCGCGTTTTGGCGTGGATGAGGATGTCTGCACGGGCGATCATGCCTGTATCCGCCTGTCGGGCTGCCCGTCATTGTCCGTCAAGAAGCTGGACGATCCGCTGCGCGACGATCCGGTGGCCAGCATCGACCAAAGCTGTGTGGGCTGCGGGAACTGTGGTGAGGTGGCGGATGCCGCTGTCCTTTGCCCCTCCTTCTACCGCGCGGATGTGATCCATAACCCGTCGAAATGGGAAACACGGCTGGCGGCTTTCCGCACGCGCGTGATCGGCTGGTTGCAGGCCCGCCGCGCCGCGCGGCGGCTGGATTTCGGGGGGGCGGCATGA
- a CDS encoding NAD(P)/FAD-dependent oxidoreductase — MRPDHVIIGSGINALVAGAMLALKGERVLLLERESVPGGCLRTEEITLPGFKHDVMAATWVLFMTSPAGAALGPHLARHGFDYCHTPHPTAVLRPDGSALVLTTDRAANIAAFNARAAGDGDAHGRDVGGVEVDAPFLFALLGGALWSWPTAKLLWGQVRKRGLRGLAAWFGRALVPARGWLETTYTSPDVQALYAPWVLHCGLTPESTYSGQMGKVIAFALEAAGAPIVKGGSGAAVAAFRALIEEKGGEIRCGADVDRIIVKDSHVRGVALVGGEEIACRSVLASVAPGQLQGRLLRDVNLPEDQVAAKVFRHGRGNFQLHYALDRHPEWLSPGLDDVALIHLADGIDSVSKSANEAERGMLPAVPTICVGQPHRLDPSRVPEGKAVLWLQIPDAPRVVKGDAAGAIATDGAWSEAVREGFADRIEGILRRHIKDFDRVKLARRAYSPADLEAMNVNLVGGDPYGGLCSIDQFFIFRPYAHSTNGTGLVRGLIHIGASTHPGPGLGGGSGFLAAKRLGA; from the coding sequence ATGCGGCCTGATCACGTCATCATCGGAAGCGGGATCAACGCGCTTGTCGCCGGGGCCATGCTGGCCCTGAAGGGCGAGCGCGTGCTGCTCTTGGAGCGGGAGTCGGTGCCGGGCGGGTGCCTGCGGACCGAAGAGATCACGCTGCCGGGCTTCAAGCATGACGTGATGGCGGCGACATGGGTGCTGTTCATGACATCACCGGCGGGGGCCGCGCTTGGCCCCCATCTGGCGCGGCACGGGTTCGACTATTGCCATACACCGCATCCGACCGCCGTATTGCGGCCGGATGGATCGGCGCTGGTGCTTACCACCGACCGCGCGGCGAATATTGCGGCGTTCAACGCGCGGGCGGCGGGGGATGGTGATGCCCATGGCCGCGATGTGGGCGGGGTGGAGGTAGATGCGCCCTTCCTGTTCGCGCTGCTGGGTGGGGCCTTGTGGTCTTGGCCCACGGCCAAGCTGCTGTGGGGGCAGGTGCGAAAGCGGGGCCTGCGCGGGTTGGCCGCGTGGTTCGGGCGCGCGCTGGTGCCGGCGCGGGGGTGGCTGGAGACGACCTATACCTCGCCCGATGTGCAGGCGCTTTATGCACCCTGGGTGCTGCATTGCGGGCTGACGCCGGAAAGCACCTATTCCGGCCAGATGGGCAAGGTGATTGCCTTCGCGCTGGAGGCGGCGGGCGCGCCGATCGTGAAGGGCGGGTCGGGGGCGGCGGTGGCCGCGTTCCGCGCCTTGATCGAAGAGAAGGGCGGCGAGATTCGCTGCGGCGCGGATGTGGACCGGATCATCGTGAAGGACAGTCATGTGCGCGGCGTGGCGCTGGTGGGCGGGGAAGAGATTGCCTGCCGGTCCGTGCTGGCATCTGTCGCGCCGGGGCAGTTGCAGGGGCGGCTGTTGCGGGATGTGAACTTGCCCGAGGATCAGGTGGCGGCCAAGGTGTTCCGCCATGGGCGCGGGAATTTCCAGCTGCATTACGCGCTGGACCGGCATCCTGAATGGCTGTCGCCGGGGCTGGATGATGTGGCGCTGATCCATTTGGCGGACGGGATCGACTCGGTGTCCAAATCCGCCAATGAGGCAGAGCGGGGGATGCTGCCTGCGGTTCCCACAATCTGCGTGGGTCAACCGCACCGGCTGGACCCGTCGCGGGTGCCAGAGGGCAAGGCGGTGCTGTGGCTGCAAATCCCCGACGCGCCAAGGGTGGTAAAGGGTGATGCAGCGGGCGCGATTGCCACCGACGGCGCGTGGTCCGAGGCGGTGAGAGAAGGCTTTGCCGACCGGATCGAGGGCATCCTGCGCCGCCACATCAAGGATTTCGATAGGGTCAAGCTGGCGCGGCGGGCCTATTCGCCCGCCGATCTGGAGGCGATGAACGTCAACCTTGTGGGGGGTGACCCTTATGGCGGGCTGTGCAGCATCGACCAGTTCTTCATCTTCCGCCCTTATGCCCATTCCACCAATGGCACGGGCCTTGTGCGCGGGTTGATCCATATCGGCGCGTCTACCCATCCGGGCCCCGGACTTGGTGGCGGGTCGGGCTTCCTTGCGGCGAAAAGGTTGGGCGCATGA
- a CDS encoding ABC transporter permease, translating to MDGRSLIRRRAGLRLWLSAGWLALLALAALLAPWIAPHDPLAQDLFLGRLPPFWMTGAEPGYWLGTDSLGRDVLSRILHGARLALIVALMAGSITCLVGATLGLLAGFLRGWVDMVISRLIDIWMAFPPVLFSILLIAVLGPGLTSIIIAIVVIDWTRFARVVRAEAMAQGAMDYVASARVAGRGRLGTMVREILPNVLPTIVVLLTLEMGIAVIVEAILSFVNLSISTDDPTWGGMIAEGRTSIHQAWWVLVFPLIALFLTVLSFSQLGEGLKDRFDPVLR from the coding sequence ATGGACGGGCGGTCCCTGATCCGCCGCCGCGCGGGGTTGCGGCTGTGGCTGTCGGCCGGTTGGCTGGCCCTGCTGGCGCTGGCCGCCCTGCTGGCCCCTTGGATCGCGCCGCATGACCCGCTGGCACAGGACCTGTTTCTTGGTCGCCTGCCGCCCTTCTGGATGACAGGGGCCGAGCCGGGCTATTGGCTGGGGACGGATTCGCTGGGCCGTGATGTGCTGTCGCGCATCCTGCATGGCGCGCGGCTGGCACTGATCGTGGCGCTGATGGCCGGCAGCATCACCTGCTTGGTCGGGGCAACGCTGGGCCTGCTCGCAGGCTTTCTGCGCGGCTGGGTGGATATGGTCATCTCGCGCCTGATCGACATCTGGATGGCCTTTCCGCCCGTCCTGTTTTCCATCCTCCTGATCGCCGTCCTCGGCCCCGGCCTGACCTCCATCATCATCGCCATCGTCGTGATCGACTGGACCCGCTTCGCCCGCGTGGTGCGGGCCGAGGCGATGGCACAGGGCGCGATGGATTACGTGGCCTCTGCCCGCGTCGCGGGGCGGGGGCGGCTGGGCACGATGGTGCGCGAAATCCTTCCCAATGTCCTGCCCACCATCGTGGTTCTCCTCACCCTTGAAATGGGCATCGCGGTGATCGTCGAGGCAATCCTGTCCTTCGTGAACCTCTCCATCTCTACCGATGATCCCACTTGGGGCGGCATGATCGCCGAAGGCCGCACCTCCATCCATCAGGCGTGGTGGGTGCTGGTCTTCCCGCTGATCGCGCTGTTCCTCACCGTCCTGTCCTTTTCGCAACTGGGCGAAGGGCTGAAGGACCGCTTCGATCCGGTGCTGAGATGA
- a CDS encoding ABC transporter substrate-binding protein — MNLNRRSLLKLSAATMAAGTIGLPTFAQAIDELVIAYNVNLPSWDPTVGPSAVNPTIQGLYQSVFDQYILQQPDLSPAPGLLTEWGWSDDKKQVWMTVREGVTWHDGSPFTADDVAWNLARVANPETGSPIQFVWGTLTNHRVEGNRVIADVAQFDPTIFKWMYFLTGYVLPKAYYEKVGAEGFEAAPIGTGPYMVEKFERNAFVRLKANANYWGGKPDFDTVTIKFVPDAAARVAEVESGNSHVTLEMPYEEYDRLKGGPLAGVAAPISDIGMIFLNDIEVMTDPNVRMAAAHAIDKQAIIDRLLSGYGVKIDTLQTPEYDAFDASIAVPYDEAKAIELLAASGFGPDNPVKFKIQTTKGFKPKDYEMIQAIVGLWRKVGIEAEIEVYEIAKHYELRAADQLAPAAFYNWGNSVGDPTTSTGFAMFGPSPHSVWDGEDLIGMIGPLWGEADEAKRIDGWKAVDKYIADNALVIPLLQYVQPILHAPGVVVTPHASGSLLPHLMKRA; from the coding sequence ATGAACCTCAACCGCCGGAGCCTTCTGAAGCTCTCTGCCGCCACCATGGCCGCAGGCACCATCGGTCTGCCGACCTTTGCGCAGGCCATCGACGAGCTGGTGATCGCCTATAACGTCAACCTGCCCTCATGGGACCCGACCGTCGGCCCCAGCGCGGTGAACCCCACCATTCAGGGCCTCTATCAATCGGTCTTTGACCAATACATCCTGCAACAGCCCGACCTGTCCCCCGCCCCCGGCCTGCTGACCGAATGGGGCTGGAGCGATGACAAGAAACAGGTCTGGATGACCGTGCGTGAAGGCGTCACCTGGCATGACGGATCGCCCTTTACCGCCGATGACGTGGCATGGAACCTCGCCCGCGTCGCCAACCCCGAAACCGGCAGCCCGATCCAGTTCGTCTGGGGCACGCTGACCAACCACCGGGTCGAAGGCAACCGCGTCATCGCGGATGTCGCGCAGTTCGACCCCACGATCTTCAAATGGATGTACTTCCTGACCGGCTACGTCCTGCCCAAGGCCTATTACGAAAAGGTCGGGGCCGAGGGTTTTGAGGCCGCGCCGATCGGCACTGGCCCGTACATGGTGGAGAAATTCGAACGCAACGCCTTTGTCCGCCTGAAGGCCAATGCCAATTACTGGGGCGGCAAGCCCGATTTCGACACCGTGACGATCAAGTTCGTCCCCGATGCCGCCGCCCGCGTGGCCGAGGTGGAATCCGGCAACTCCCACGTCACGCTGGAAATGCCGTATGAGGAATATGACCGCCTGAAAGGCGGCCCGCTGGCCGGCGTGGCCGCGCCCATTTCCGATATCGGGATGATCTTCCTGAACGATATCGAGGTGATGACCGATCCGAACGTGCGGATGGCTGCCGCCCATGCCATCGACAAGCAGGCCATCATCGACCGTCTTCTGTCGGGCTACGGCGTCAAGATCGACACGCTGCAAACCCCGGAATACGATGCCTTCGACGCCTCCATCGCTGTGCCCTATGACGAAGCGAAGGCCATCGAATTGCTGGCCGCCTCGGGCTTTGGCCCCGACAACCCGGTGAAGTTCAAGATCCAGACGACCAAGGGCTTCAAGCCCAAGGATTACGAAATGATCCAAGCCATCGTCGGCCTCTGGCGCAAGGTCGGGATCGAGGCGGAGATCGAGGTCTATGAAATCGCCAAGCATTACGAACTCCGCGCCGCCGACCAGCTTGCCCCCGCCGCCTTCTACAACTGGGGCAATTCGGTGGGCGATCCGACCACCTCGACCGGCTTCGCGATGTTCGGCCCCTCGCCCCATTCGGTGTGGGATGGCGAGGATCTGATCGGCATGATCGGCCCCCTGTGGGGCGAAGCGGACGAGGCCAAGCGCATCGATGGCTGGAAAGCGGTGGACAAATACATCGCTGACAACGCGCTGGTGATCCCGCTGCTGCAATATGTGCAACCCATCCTGCACGCGCCGGGTGTGGTGGTCACGCCCCATGCCTCGGGCTCATTGCTGCCGCATCTGATGAAGCGCGCCTGA